A single region of the Cereibacter sphaeroides 2.4.1 genome encodes:
- a CDS encoding aspartate carbamoyltransferase catalytic subunit produces the protein MTFRARHLLGIEHLAPDEIRSVLDLADSYVDLNRRTMKQSDALAGMTQINMFFENSTRTQSSFELAGKRLGADVMNMAVAQSSVKKGETLLDTAMTLNAMHPDLLVVRHPASGAVNLLASKVNCAVLNAGDGRHEHPTQALLDALTIRRAKGRIQRLTVAICGDIAHSRVARSNLILLGKMENRVRLIAPPTLMPPGVGEFGCELYDDMKKGLEGADVVMMLRLQKERMDGAFIPSEREYYHRFGLDAEKLAFAKEDAIVMHPGPMNRGVEIDGTLADDINRSVIQDQVEMGVAVRMACMDLLARNLRAERGRAAVGVMA, from the coding sequence ATGACCTTCCGCGCCCGCCACCTGCTCGGCATCGAGCATCTGGCCCCCGACGAGATCCGCTCCGTCCTCGACCTCGCCGACAGTTATGTGGACCTCAACCGCCGCACGATGAAGCAGTCGGACGCGCTGGCGGGGATGACCCAGATCAACATGTTCTTCGAGAATTCCACCCGCACCCAGTCGAGCTTCGAGCTTGCGGGCAAGCGGCTCGGCGCGGATGTGATGAACATGGCGGTGGCGCAGAGCTCGGTGAAGAAGGGCGAGACGCTCCTCGACACCGCCATGACGCTGAACGCGATGCACCCCGATCTCCTCGTGGTGCGCCACCCGGCCTCCGGCGCCGTCAACCTCCTGGCCTCCAAGGTGAATTGCGCCGTCCTCAACGCGGGCGACGGACGGCACGAACATCCGACGCAGGCGCTCCTCGATGCGCTCACCATCCGCCGCGCCAAGGGCCGCATCCAGCGCCTGACCGTCGCCATCTGCGGCGACATCGCCCACAGCCGGGTCGCGCGCTCGAACCTGATCCTGCTCGGCAAGATGGAGAACCGCGTGCGCCTGATCGCGCCGCCCACGCTGATGCCGCCGGGGGTGGGCGAGTTCGGCTGCGAGCTGTACGACGACATGAAGAAGGGCCTCGAAGGCGCCGATGTGGTGATGATGCTGCGCCTCCAGAAAGAGCGGATGGACGGGGCCTTCATCCCTTCCGAGCGCGAATACTACCACCGGTTCGGTCTCGACGCCGAGAAGCTCGCCTTCGCCAAGGAGGATGCGATCGTCATGCATCCGGGCCCGATGAACCGCGGGGTCGAGATCGACGGCACGCTCGCCGACGACATCAACCGCTCGGTGATCCAGGATCAGGTCGAGATGGGGGTGGCGGTGCGCATGGCCTGCATGGATCTTCTGGCGCGGAACTTGCGTGCCGAGCGGGGCCGTGCGGCCGTGGGGGTGATGGCATGA